A single window of Helicobacter pylori DNA harbors:
- the hslU gene encoding HslU--HslV peptidase ATPase subunit yields the protein MSKLNMTPREIVAYLDEYIIGQKEAKKSIAIAFRNRYRRLQLEKSLQEEITPKNILMIGSTGVGKTEIARRIAKIMKLPFVKVEASKYTEVGFVGRDVESMVRDLVNNSVLLVENEHKEKLKDKIEEAVIEKIAKKLLPPLPSGVSEEKKQEYANSLLKMQQRIAQGELDSREIEIEVRKKSIEIDSNVPPEILRVQENLIKVFHKEQDKVKKTLSVKEAKEALKTEISDTLLDGEAIKMEGLKRAESSGVIFIDEIDKIAVSSKEGSRQDPSKEGVQRDLLPIVEGSVVNTKYGSIKTEHILFIAAGAFHLSKPSDLIPELQGRFPLRVELENLTEEIMYMILTQTKTSIIKQYQALLKVEGVEIAFEDDAIKELAKLSYNANQKSEDIGARRLHTTIEKVLEDISFEAEDYSGQKVTITKELVQSKLEDLVADENLVKYIL from the coding sequence ATGTCTAAATTGAATATGACCCCAAGAGAAATTGTCGCTTATTTGGATGAATACATCATTGGGCAAAAGGAAGCTAAAAAGTCTATCGCTATCGCTTTTAGGAATCGTTACAGGCGTTTACAACTGGAAAAATCCTTACAAGAAGAAATCACGCCTAAAAACATTTTAATGATTGGCTCTACTGGTGTGGGTAAAACGGAAATCGCAAGAAGAATAGCAAAAATCATGAAACTCCCCTTTGTGAAAGTGGAAGCGAGCAAATACACAGAAGTGGGTTTTGTGGGGCGTGATGTGGAGTCTATGGTAAGGGATTTAGTCAATAACAGCGTGCTTTTAGTGGAAAATGAGCATAAAGAAAAATTAAAAGACAAGATTGAAGAAGCGGTTATAGAAAAAATCGCTAAAAAACTCCTACCCCCCTTGCCTAGTGGCGTGAGCGAAGAAAAAAAACAAGAATACGCCAACAGCCTTTTAAAGATGCAACAAAGAATCGCACAAGGCGAGTTGGATAGTAGAGAAATTGAAATTGAAGTGCGTAAAAAAAGCATAGAGATTGATTCTAATGTGCCGCCTGAAATTTTAAGGGTTCAAGAAAACTTGATTAAAGTTTTCCATAAAGAACAGGATAAAGTCAAAAAAACTTTAAGCGTTAAAGAGGCTAAAGAAGCCCTAAAGACAGAAATTAGCGACACGCTTTTAGATGGCGAAGCCATTAAAATGGAAGGCTTGAAGCGCGCGGAAAGTTCAGGGGTGATTTTTATTGATGAAATTGATAAAATCGCTGTCAGCTCTAAAGAAGGAAGCCGTCAAGATCCCAGTAAAGAGGGGGTTCAAAGGGATTTGTTGCCGATTGTGGAGGGGAGTGTGGTGAATACGAAGTATGGTTCTATTAAAACAGAGCATATTTTATTCATTGCAGCCGGGGCTTTTCATCTTTCTAAACCAAGCGATTTGATCCCTGAATTGCAGGGGCGTTTCCCTTTAAGGGTGGAGTTAGAGAATTTAACCGAAGAAATCATGTATATGATTTTAACCCAAACTAAAACCTCTATCATCAAGCAATACCAAGCCCTTTTAAAAGTGGAGGGCGTAGAAATTGCGTTTGAAGACGATGCGATCAAAGAGTTAGCCAAACTTTCTTATAACGCCAATCAAAAAAGCGAAGATATAGGCGCTAGAAGGTTGCACACCACCATTGAAAAAGTGCTAGAAGACATTAGTTTTGAAGCGGAGGATTATTCGGGGCAAAAGGTTACTATCACTAAAGAATTGGTTCAATCAAAGCTAGAGGATTTAGTGGCTGATGAAAATTTGGTGAAGTATATTTTATGA